The following nucleotide sequence is from Microbulbifer sp. A4B17.
CCAGTTGCTGACGCTTCTGATCAACAGCGACTTCCTGCTCCTGGTATTTCTTTTCCAGATCAGCAGAGCGCTTTTCTTCAGCAGTACGGGTATTTTTAGCCTGGTTCAGCAGAGTATTCTGGTTGGCCTTCTGACGGCGGAACTCAGCTTCACGCTGCTTGTGCTCTTTAGACTCGGCAACTTTAGATTGCTGAACCATTTTCAGCAGATCATCCAGAGAAGTCGCTTTCTCCTGTGCAACAGCAGAGAAGCTGATCAGGCCAGCTGCTGCTGCTACTAAAACGCGTTTGGCGAAAGAGGTTTTCATTGCGCTGCCTCCGGAGCCGGGATCGGCATGGTCATGATGTCGATAGTGGCCTGCTTCTTGGCAATTTTCAGACCGTTCATGAGAGCGCGGCGGTATTCACCAGCATCGATCTCAACCCACGCATTTTGCGCTTTGTCATAAGCGAGGGAAATTTCTGCATCAGTAGTCTGAGCCAGCAGGGCGATACGGCCGATTTGCAGAACGCTCACCTCGCGCTCCTGACCGGCAACGGTCAGAGTATCGCGGTAAGAGTCGATCTTACGGGCGTATTCCGCTTCGAAGTTGTACAGTTCCAGTACCTGGCGGAATTTTTCCGCAACACTGATATCGGAACGGTCCATGGTGCTCTTAACACCGTTGAGGTTCGCCATACGCTCTTCGAGCTTGAACGGTGCGTCCAGCTCAATGAACTGTTCCAGGCCGTCCAGCATACGCAGGATGAGCGGCTGAATCTGACGTTCAATCACAGTAACGTTGGCAATAGACTCGTCCAGCTCATTGATAACTTCGAGCTGGTTGGCCAGCTGCTTTTCCAGCTGACGGTTGTATACGCGCAGACCATCAATTTCTTTATTGACCACCTTGAAGTCCTGCAGCAGGCTGCTGGTTTCGTCGGCAATCTTATCGATGCGCTTTTGCGATGCCTGGGCCGCAGTGGTTTTCTGCTGGCCGACGGCGAGTACGTTATCGAGAGTATCCGCAGTGGCTACGCTGCCGTAGAGCGCG
It contains:
- a CDS encoding DUF3450 domain-containing protein, with amino-acid sequence MKTKRFMAVALTTALSAGALYGSVATADTLDNVLAVGQQKTTAAQASQKRIDKIADETSSLLQDFKVVNKEIDGLRVYNRQLEKQLANQLEVINELDESIANVTVIERQIQPLILRMLDGLEQFIELDAPFKLEERMANLNGVKSTMDRSDISVAEKFRQVLELYNFEAEYARKIDSYRDTLTVAGQEREVSVLQIGRIALLAQTTDAEISLAYDKAQNAWVEIDAGEYRRALMNGLKIAKKQATIDIMTMPIPAPEAAQ